From Lewinellaceae bacterium:
GTAGCCGGCGAGATGAAGAGCTTTTCAGCGATCTCCTCAGTGGTGTGTTCATCGATGATGAGGTGCAGCACCTCCTTTTCCCGGCGGGTGAGTTTTTGGATGTAGTCGGAAGTGCGGGGCTGACGGGGTTGCTGCATGCCGGAGATCAGGTTGTTGGCGGCCTCCCGGCTGAAATACTGCTCCCCGGCAGACACTTTCCGGATGGCGAGCAGCAGTTCTTCTTTGCCGGTATTTTTGAGGAGGTACCCATCGACCCCTGCTTTTACCATCCGGGAGATGTAGCCGGCATTGCTGTGCATGGTAAGGGCGATCACTTTTGGCCCTTCTTTCAGCGACTTGAGCTGCCGGCAAACTTCAAAGCCGTTCATGCCCGGCAGGTTGATGTCGAGCAACACCAGAGAGATGGCTTGCCCGGCCAGGATTTCCAGGGCCTGCTCTCCGCTCAGGGCCTCATAGATGCCGGCGATGCTCTTTTCCCCTGCCAGCAGGGTGCGCAGCCCGTCGATCACGATCTGATGGTCTTCAACGATAAGTATATTCATGTTTTAATGATTGAATGAATGATTGAATGAATGATTGATTGAATGATTGATTGAATGAATGAATGAATGAATGATTGATTGATTGATTGATTGATTGAACGGCAATCATTCCTTCATTCCCTCATTCCTTCATTCCCTCCCCCCCACCGGTAGGTCAACACAAAAAGTACTTCCCTGCCCCGGTTGTGATTCCACGCTCAGCCGCCCTCCCAGGTAGGATACTCTCGACCGCATATTGAACAGGCCAATTCCGCCGGCAAAATCGCCGTTGAGCTCGAAGCCCCGGCCATCGTCTTCCACGATGAGGTGGAGCCATCCGTCTTCGAGGGCCGCCTGAACGATGACGGAGCGGGCGCCGGAATGCTGGGTAATGTTTTTCAGCAACTCCTGGGTGATGCGGTAGACGGCGATGCTGGCCGGTTCCGGAATGTCGGCCTCCAGGCCGAAGGGGATGAAGTCGGTTTCCAGGCCATGGGCTTTGGCGATGGACTCGCACAGGTAGTGCAAGGCAAATTCCAGGCCGTTTTGCTCCAGTATGTCGGGCGTCAGGTTGTGAGAGATTTCCCGGACGCTGCGGCAGGCTTCGTCCAGCAGGTGTTCCGCTTTGGAATAGCTGTGGGAGAGCTGCACCGCCGGCACGTTGTCGGACAAGGCGCTGATCTGCATTTTGGCGGTGGCCAGCACGGCGCCGAGGCCGTCGTGCAGCTCATGCGCCAGGCGTTTGCGTTCTTTTTCTTCTCCTTCTATAACGGCCTGCAGGTGCCGGGTTTCCTGCTCTTTGCGGATGATCTCAAGGCGGTGCAGGTGCAGCCGTTTGTTGTAGCGGAACAGGAAAAACAACAGGCAGGCAATCAGGGAAGCCAGGATGGAGCCTACTGCCAACAGGACGACCTGGTAGTATTTTTTCTGAATCTCGGCCTCCAATTGTTCCGCCCGGGCCTGCCGTTCTGCCAGGGCGCGGTCCTTTTTTTCGGCCTGGTACTTCACTTCCAGCTCCTGTACGATCGACGTATTTTGCCTGGACAGTATGCTGTCCTGCACAATCCGGAGCTGTTCCTGAAAATGATAGGCCCGCTGGAAATCGCCCATTCCGGCGCGGGCGCGGGCCAGCAGGCTATATGCTTCCACCCGGCTGCTTTGGCTCTCCATTTCAGTGCTCCACTCCAGCGCTTCCAGGAGCAGCGCCTCTGCCCGGCCATATTCTCCCCGGAACAGCTCCAGCCGGGCGAGCACCAGCTGAGTATGAAGCATATTGGCCCGGTCGTTTATCTTTTTCCGGATGGTTAGGGCTTCGGTTAGGATTTTTATCGCCCTTTCGGTGTCATCCGTGCCGGACAAATGGCCTTGGTCCTGCATCTTCAACAGGCTGATCTGTGCTTCCGCTGCCGCAATGGGCTGGTTCAGTTCGAGGAAAATCTTGAGCGCCTGCTGATAATTTGAAGCAGCCATTCCCGGCTGGCCGGTTTCCGACAGCACGTCGGCCTGGTTTTTGAGGTTGACAGCTTCGATGCCCCGAATATTTCTCAGGCGGGCCATAGCGGCAGCTTTCCGGCTGTAGGACAGGGCGTTGCCCCAATCCTTCTGCGCTTTGAAAACAGCTCCGATGTTGGTGTACAGGCTCATTATAGAGAAGGTGTCCTGAATGGACTCCGCCATCTCCAGCGCCCGGATCAGGTACCTTTGGGCTTCGGCATAGTTGCCGAGTTGCTCCTGGTATCCGCCGTAGGCAATGTAATCGCCGATCAGCTCGACGGTGTTGCCCTGTTCTTCTTTTATGCCTATAAACCGTTGATAGAACGCTACAGCCGAATCGTTTTGGCCAGCGTAGCGGTACTGGGTATAGAGTTCCTCGCAAATGGCCCCGATCTTGCTGGAGTCTTTCAGCACTTCGGCCCATATCAGCCCCTCTTTGAGATATTGGACGGCTTTGGATATATCCGTGCTGTACAGGAGCGCCTGGTGATAACGCAGCACATATAAAAGCTTAGGAAGGGCCAGCTTTTTGGCCAGGCCTTCGGCTTCCTGAAAGCAGCGGCCTGCCTGGGGCAGCTCGCCCGACTGCAGGGCAAGGATGCCCAGTTCTGCCAGCGCTACAGCAGTGCCTTCCCGGTAGCCTGCATAGCGAAACCGGCTCAGCGCATCTTCCAGCGTAAGCTGCCCCTGGGTGTGGAAACCTTCCTGAATTTTGGCCTGGCCCAGGTAGAAAAGGGCCAGCCCCTGTTCCTGGGGCGCCGGCTGGCTTTGGATCAGTTGTTCTGCGGCTTTCTGCACAGCTTCGGCCTCTCCGGCTTCCAGCAATTGCTCCATCTTCTGCCCGAAGGCCGATGGCCGCGAGAAATAGCGGGAAGGAGGCTGCAGCCGGGCCAGGGATGGCGCCAGCAGGAGGAGAATTATTATGTGGAGCGTATTTTGTTGCATTTTCTCACATTAATAAAACGCAGTCATCATCAGCCGAAAGGCATGCTGATGCCGGCTCCACCGTTTTCCATCCACCTGTTGGGTGGAAACGGCGGCCTGCAACAGGAGCCACGCATTGATCCGGTATCCGGCGGCCAGCGAATGGCGTTGCAGGTCGTTGTCCCATGGCACGTTCTCTCCTGGTATTTTGCCGAAGCGCATTGCGTCGAAGCGGTAGGCCAGGTAAGCCCCTCCGAGGAAAGGCAGGCTGTACTTGATGTCCGCATAACCGGCGAAGGACTTCAGGCGTGCAGCTTTAGGGCCAAAGCTTTCCTGTTCCGGCAGGTAGGCCGGCGCCCGGTAGGCTGCCAGAAGGAGTTCTCCCGACAAGCTAAAGTATCCGAAACCGAAGTGATAATCCGTGCCGAACAACGCCTGGCGGAAGGCCTTCAGGTTATCCAGGCCGGCATTGATAGCAGCCCTTTCCATAAAAGTGCCATAGGCAATGGAGAACCCCTGTTTCCACCAGTGATCGGGCTGTACCGAGAAACGAGAAGTGAAACCCCAGTTAACAGGTCCGGACAGGCTTTCGCCAACATTGGGCGCTCCGTTCACCACGGCAGCGTCCAGCCAGGCTTTCTGAGGGCTGAGTTCCCAGTGCAGCTTCACTCCGGCCGCATACCCTCCGTAATAAAGCATGGTGCTGCCCCACTGCACTTCCCCGTCCGCCTTTATTTTGACATTGTCTCCCATCCCCGGAAAGAAGCCGGCCTTATCCGAAATGTTGATGTAGTAACTATAGGCCAGCGGGCGGGCGATGAAAGTCCGCTCTGTTGGCAGTTGCCGGCCGTTGAAAGCGCCAAAGGGATAGAGGAAGCGCCCCAGGGTGAAACGAACGGAGCTTTGCTCCGGCGCCCATTGCAGGTTGAGCTGGGGCAGGCGCACCTGTTCCGGCCGTTGCCCCTGATTTCTTTCCAGGAGCAGGCGGCCGTGCAGGCTCCATTCGGGCGACAGCGGCCAGTTGGCCATCAGGTTGGCCTGGGCCAGGCCGAAGCGCCAGTTGCGATAACCTTCGTGTATCTCGTTGTAGTAGTAATGGGACTTTTCTCCGCCTTTGGAGCCCTCGAAGCTGATGGTGGCGTTGAGCTCCAGCTGGGCCTGAAGGGCCAGCGGCAGTAAAGCCAGTTTTAAGGTTGTGAATAACCGGAACGTTTTCATGGTTTAGGGTTGAGTGTAGTCAAAATCCTGCCGGAGTGGCTGCCCGCCGGAAAGCACGACGTTTGCCGTCCGTTTGCCGGCGTCGAGGTGGTAAACCTCCACCCGGTAGCGCCCGTCGGGCAGCCCCCGGAGCCGGTAGCGCCCCTCGGCGTCAGCGCGGGTGAAGTAGGGCGTCTCCAGGCTGAGGATTACTCCCCGCATGTGGGTGTGGATGTCGCAGGTTAGCTGGACCACTCCCGGTTTGGCAATCTTGCGGGGGTGCATTTCGCCGGGCGGGCGCCGGCCAATGGCGATATTGCGCAGGGTCATGGAATAAATGCTGTGCACAAACTGGTCTTCATTCATGAAGTAAACCGTCGAGCCTACCGTGACGGGCAACACACAAGGCAGGAAGGTCTGCTCTTTCTGGGTGATGACTGCCTCCTCTGTTGGAGGTAAAGCGGGGCGGAAGTCCAGGGGGTGCAGGCTCACGATGACGTTCCGGTTGGGGTCCGCCCGTGGGTCGCCGGAATGCATTACCTGCGAGCCGTCTTTGTTGTAGGCATGGCCGCGCGCCACCCATTTTGACGCCTTCGGCAGGCTGATGGCGCCGAATAGTTCGTTGTTGCTCCCAGTTAGCCTGGCGGACGAATGGCTTTGGGCTTCCGGCAAGCTGGCCAACGCCGGGTTGGGATACTCAGGAGTGGCTACCCGTCTAGCGTTGGACACTATTGATGGCCAAGAAGTTGCGGAAGGCTCGGTACCATTCCGATTTCCGATTTCCGATTTCCGACTTTTGTCCAACGCTAGAACGGTAGCCTCAGGAGTCTTGTTGCTGCTGTATCCCAGATACAGCAAAGGCAGGAAAGGGATCAGCAAAAAGATTATTTTTAACATCGGGTGATTGTTTTGCGGGCAGAAAATAAGGGGTTTGGGCTTGCCGCGCCATCCGTCTTGAGTAGTTGGCAGATATGTTGGGATGGATATCGGCAGTTTTTTAGTTTTGATCCTAAAACGAGATCATGCCAACCACCAAAATCGCCCTCATCCAGGCCGCCGCCGTGCTCTTCGACCTGAACGCCACCATTGAAAAGGCCGGCCGCCTCGCCCGCGAAGCGGCGGAAGGCGGCGCCCAATTCGTCCTCTTCCCCGAGGCTTTTATCGGGGGCTATCCGCGGGGGCTGGGCTTTGGCACGGTAGTAGGCAGCCGCTCGCCCCAGGGAAGGGAGCAGTGGCTGGAGTATTTTCAAAATGCCCTGGTGATGGGCAGCCCCGCCATGGGGCGGCTGAGCGCCATCGCCCGGGAGCATGGCGTGTATCTGGCTATGGGCGCCGTGGAGCGAGATGCTCAGGAGAACACCCTGTACTGCAGCCTCCTCTATTTCTCGCCGGAAGGCCGGTTGCTGCACCGCCACCGCAAGCTAAAACCCACCGCCGCCGAACGCATCATCTGGGGGGAGGGCAACGGAACCGATCTAACGGTGCTGGATACTCCTCCCGGCAGGATGGGCGGGCTCATCTGCTGGGAAAACTACATGCCCCTGGCCCGAATGGCCCTCTACGAGCAGAATGTGCAAATCTACCTGGCCCCCACCGCCGATCAGCGCGATTCCTGGCAGGCTACCCTGAGGCACATCGCCTGCGAGGGGCGCTGTTACGTGCTGGGCTGCAATCAGTTCGTCACCAAGGCAATGTATCCGGAACAATGCCGGGAAGAACTGAAAGGCCAGCCGGAAGTACTGTGCCGGGGAGGCAGCGCGGTAGTGGGGCCGCTGGGGGACGTCGTTGCCGGGCCGCTCTGGGATGAGGAAGGAATCCTTTATGCGGAGATCGATCTGGATGAAGTGGTGAAGAGTAAAATGGATTTTGACGTGGTGGGGCATTATGGGTGGAGGCGCTAAGGTGACGCGTCCCCAAAGACGTGTCGCCTTCAGTTTATAGCGGCTATATTTTCTCCCCGGCTACCCTTCTAAGGTTGGCCAGTTGTCGGTTGTCGGTTGCGTTGGGCAGCCATGCGTTTGGCAGCCAGCAAGTTGCAACAACGGTCAACGAACAACAGGCAACGGACAACGACCCGTGTGGCCAATGTTAGACAGGTAGCCTTCTCCCCGGGGAAGGCGACGCCTTTTTCTCATCTGAATTTGGGGGGAAGGCCTCACCTTCTCCGTACTGCATAGATCAACTCATCCAGATACTCCCCATTTTTAAAGATCGTTTTCTCCAACCGTGCTTCCAGCACAAAGCCGGCTTTTTCCAGTACCCGCTGCGAGGCGATGTTGGTCCCAAAGGGGCGGGCGAAGATGCGGTTGATGTCCCAGTGCTGAAAGCCGTAATCCACCATTTGAGGGATTGCCCGGGTGACGATGCCCTGGCCCCAGTAGGGTTCGGCCAGCCAGTAGCCCAGCTCGGCGTTCTTGCGGTGAATGTCGGATTGAGGATGGATGCCAATGCCGCCGGCGGCCTGCCCGTTTACCTCTATGGCGAGGATGTTGGGCGGGTCGTTTCGGGTGGCGTATTCGATAAAGGTTTTGCCTTTTTCCGAAGTGTAGGGGTGCGGAAACTGGTCGGTCAGGTTTTTGGCGATATTGAAATTGTCGCCAAACTTTACGAGGCTGTCGAGGTCGCCGAGGGACCAGGGGCGGAGGTGGAAAGGTGTCATAAGTCTTTTTTTTGAGCTGGCGGGCATTATGGCTGCCCTTTGGCTTTTTCTCGCCACTAAGGCTCTAAGTTCACAAAGACCCACAAAGCCTTAGTGCATTCTTTGTGTTTTAGTGTCTTAGTGGCAAAAAATCGAGGACGGGAATCCCCATGTACAGTATATGTAAAATTGAGCTCCGGCTAATTGACGGGCTTCAACTCTATGGCCTTAAAATACATCAAATACCCCAAAAGTTCCTCCGCCGGACAGATCGTCAACTTTTGCTGGCCTGCCCGGAGGATAGCGATCGTATCCAGCACAAAAGTTTGGTAGTCGTACCAGTCGCCGGTTTCCTCTACCTGCGCTTTTATCTCCTGCCCATTGAGGCGGACGACAAAAGGCTGGCCCGCCCATTCCGGCTGAACGGCGTAGGCGATGGACAGCTCGTAACGCTGTGGCCGTTCCACCTCGAAATACCACACGGCGCTGTCCTGCGGGGCGGCCCATTTGGAAAGGTGGAATTTGCCTTTTCGGTTGAAGCGCTTAACGGTCGCGCCGTAGGTTTGGGCGGTATAGTGATCGAGGAGGAAGGCGCCGTTTTCATCAGCCTGGATGACGGGAGGCAGCACCTCGGGCGGGCCGGCCAGATCAACAACGAGCACGGTATTGATGGTGTCGGGCAGGATAGGGGGCAGCTCGAAACGGAGGGTGGTTCCATCCTGGGTGAAAAGAAGTTTTTGTTGCGGATCGGCGAGAAGATGAGCCGCGGTGACCGCCGTTGTCAGCCCCTCCAATATCAGGGCGCCATCTTCGGGCGGGTCAAAAACGTGCAGGTACAACCGGTTGCCCTTCACGGTGCAGTATCCCCAGGGGATGTCCAGGAAGGGGCTGCCCGTAGTGCCGTAGATGCTTTCGCTGTTTTGCTGCATCCACCGGCCCACCTGCCGGAGCGCTTTTTCGCTTTCCTCGGGGATCACCCCTTCGCCGTCGGGGCCCACGTTGAGGAGGTAATTTCCGCCCCGGCTGGCGACCGTTGCCAGTTTTTCGATGATCTCCGATGCAGGCTTCCAGTTGTGGTCGAAGCGGCTGTATCCCCAGGTTTCGTTCAGAGTTTGGGGCGTTTCCCAGTACTCCTCGATGCCGCCCGGCGGCATGCCGTTGTCGTTCATGTTCTGGTAGTCGCCCAGCAGTTCCTGGCCGTAGCTGCCCACCCGGCCGTTGATCAGGCACCAGGGCTGGCGGCGGTGGATCAGATCGATGAATTCCTGAGCTTGTTGTGGGGTGTACAGGCCGCGGTCGAACCAGAGGATGGCCAGGGAGTCGAAGTTGGCCAGGAGTTCCTCCACCTGGGGTTTGGCCTTGGTGTACAGGTAGCGCTGTTCAAACAGCGCCAGGGAGTCGGGCGGGCTGAAGTTGAAATCCCAGGTATTGCCGTAGGCGTAGGGCTCGTCCCAGTCCTCCCGGTGAGAGTAGTAGAGGCCGAAGCGGATGCCCCGTTTGCGGCAGGCGGCGGCCAGCTCCTGCAGGGGGTCGCGCCCGAATGGGGTAAAATCGGTGATGTTGTAGGGGCTACTTGTAGAATGGTACATCGCGAAGCCGTCGTGGTGCTTGGCGGTGACGACGAGGTACTTCATGCCCGCGTCCTGCGCCAGTTGCGCCCAGGCCTCGGCGTCGAAGCGGGCGGGGTTGAACTGCCGGGCCAGGGCGCGGTACTCCTCCCTCGGTATTTCCAGCTTCTGCATGATCCATTCGGCATTCTCGCCGACGGGCACCTGCCTGCCGTTCCACTCGCCAGCCAGTTGGGAGTAAGGGCCCCAGTGGATGAACATTCCGAATTTGGCTTGGCGGAACCATTCCAGGCGGGCTGTTTTG
This genomic window contains:
- a CDS encoding response regulator transcription factor; translation: MNILIVEDHQIVIDGLRTLLAGEKSIAGIYEALSGEQALEILAGQAISLVLLDINLPGMNGFEVCRQLKSLKEGPKVIALTMHSNAGYISRMVKAGVDGYLLKNTGKEELLLAIRKVSAGEQYFSREAANNLISGMQQPRQPRTSDYIQKLTRREKEVLHLIIDEHTTEEIAEKLFISPATAISHRKSLLRKLNAKNTAGLVKAAFEFGLVG
- a CDS encoding carbon-nitrogen hydrolase family protein; this translates as MPTTKIALIQAAAVLFDLNATIEKAGRLAREAAEGGAQFVLFPEAFIGGYPRGLGFGTVVGSRSPQGREQWLEYFQNALVMGSPAMGRLSAIAREHGVYLAMGAVERDAQENTLYCSLLYFSPEGRLLHRHRKLKPTAAERIIWGEGNGTDLTVLDTPPGRMGGLICWENYMPLARMALYEQNVQIYLAPTADQRDSWQATLRHIACEGRCYVLGCNQFVTKAMYPEQCREELKGQPEVLCRGGSAVVGPLGDVVAGPLWDEEGILYAEIDLDEVVKSKMDFDVVGHYGWRR
- a CDS encoding GNAT family N-acetyltransferase; translation: MTPFHLRPWSLGDLDSLVKFGDNFNIAKNLTDQFPHPYTSEKGKTFIEYATRNDPPNILAIEVNGQAAGGIGIHPQSDIHRKNAELGYWLAEPYWGQGIVTRAIPQMVDYGFQHWDINRIFARPFGTNIASQRVLEKAGFVLEARLEKTIFKNGEYLDELIYAVRRR
- a CDS encoding alpha-L-fucosidase — translated: MLYALFPFRAISGWTTLPLLLALLLLACNQAETHQAPPPPGKTARLEWFRQAKFGMFIHWGPYSQLAGEWNGRQVPVGENAEWIMQKLEIPREEYRALARQFNPARFDAEAWAQLAQDAGMKYLVVTAKHHDGFAMYHSTSSPYNITDFTPFGRDPLQELAAACRKRGIRFGLYYSHREDWDEPYAYGNTWDFNFSPPDSLALFEQRYLYTKAKPQVEELLANFDSLAILWFDRGLYTPQQAQEFIDLIHRRQPWCLINGRVGSYGQELLGDYQNMNDNGMPPGGIEEYWETPQTLNETWGYSRFDHNWKPASEIIEKLATVASRGGNYLLNVGPDGEGVIPEESEKALRQVGRWMQQNSESIYGTTGSPFLDIPWGYCTVKGNRLYLHVFDPPEDGALILEGLTTAVTAAHLLADPQQKLLFTQDGTTLRFELPPILPDTINTVLVVDLAGPPEVLPPVIQADENGAFLLDHYTAQTYGATVKRFNRKGKFHLSKWAAPQDSAVWYFEVERPQRYELSIAYAVQPEWAGQPFVVRLNGQEIKAQVEETGDWYDYQTFVLDTIAILRAGQQKLTICPAEELLGYLMYFKAIELKPVN
- a CDS encoding tetratricopeptide repeat protein encodes the protein MQQNTLHIIILLLLAPSLARLQPPSRYFSRPSAFGQKMEQLLEAGEAEAVQKAAEQLIQSQPAPQEQGLALFYLGQAKIQEGFHTQGQLTLEDALSRFRYAGYREGTAVALAELGILALQSGELPQAGRCFQEAEGLAKKLALPKLLYVLRYHQALLYSTDISKAVQYLKEGLIWAEVLKDSSKIGAICEELYTQYRYAGQNDSAVAFYQRFIGIKEEQGNTVELIGDYIAYGGYQEQLGNYAEAQRYLIRALEMAESIQDTFSIMSLYTNIGAVFKAQKDWGNALSYSRKAAAMARLRNIRGIEAVNLKNQADVLSETGQPGMAASNYQQALKIFLELNQPIAAAEAQISLLKMQDQGHLSGTDDTERAIKILTEALTIRKKINDRANMLHTQLVLARLELFRGEYGRAEALLLEALEWSTEMESQSSRVEAYSLLARARAGMGDFQRAYHFQEQLRIVQDSILSRQNTSIVQELEVKYQAEKKDRALAERQARAEQLEAEIQKKYYQVVLLAVGSILASLIACLLFFLFRYNKRLHLHRLEIIRKEQETRHLQAVIEGEEKERKRLAHELHDGLGAVLATAKMQISALSDNVPAVQLSHSYSKAEHLLDEACRSVREISHNLTPDILEQNGLEFALHYLCESIAKAHGLETDFIPFGLEADIPEPASIAVYRITQELLKNITQHSGARSVIVQAALEDGWLHLIVEDDGRGFELNGDFAGGIGLFNMRSRVSYLGGRLSVESQPGQGSTFCVDLPVGGRE